One genomic segment of Burkholderia multivorans ATCC BAA-247 includes these proteins:
- a CDS encoding iron-containing alcohol dehydrogenase, whose product MNPFQFRTVPTLIVEYGAARRLGALLRERFPALARLCVVTDAFLHRSGVLAPALDSLAAHGWQVTVIDDVIADPPERVVLDATARAVAADAQIVLGLGGGSSMDVAKLIAVLAPGRQALADMYGVDKVDTERLPLVQMPTTAGTGSEVTAVSIVTVGEARKMGVVSPHLFADVAILDAELTLGLPRAATAATGIDAMVHAIEAYTSARLKNPVSDMLAVQALTLLSRNLLAACDDGQDRHAREAMLVGAMFAGQAFANAPVAAVHALAYPVGGIFHVPHGLSNALVLPHVLRFNAEAAAPHYAELAAIVAPSATGSDEAKTHALIDEIDRLIVATGIPRTLREVGIGEGDLPRMAADAMLQTRLLVNNPREVTEADALEIYRRAW is encoded by the coding sequence ATGAACCCGTTTCAATTCCGCACCGTCCCGACGCTGATCGTCGAATACGGCGCCGCGCGCCGGCTCGGCGCGCTGCTGCGCGAGCGCTTTCCGGCGCTGGCGCGGCTGTGCGTGGTGACCGACGCGTTCCTGCACCGCAGCGGCGTGCTCGCGCCCGCGCTCGACAGTCTCGCCGCGCACGGCTGGCAGGTGACCGTGATCGACGACGTGATCGCCGATCCGCCCGAGCGCGTGGTGCTCGACGCGACGGCGCGCGCGGTCGCGGCCGATGCGCAAATCGTGCTGGGTCTCGGCGGCGGTTCGTCGATGGACGTCGCGAAGCTGATCGCCGTGCTCGCGCCGGGGCGGCAGGCGCTCGCCGACATGTACGGCGTCGACAAGGTCGACACCGAGCGGCTGCCGCTGGTGCAGATGCCGACGACGGCCGGCACCGGCTCGGAGGTGACGGCCGTGTCGATCGTCACGGTGGGCGAGGCGCGCAAGATGGGCGTCGTGTCGCCGCATCTGTTCGCCGACGTAGCGATCCTCGACGCCGAGCTGACGCTCGGGCTGCCGCGCGCGGCGACCGCCGCGACCGGCATCGACGCGATGGTGCATGCAATCGAGGCCTACACGTCCGCGCGGCTAAAGAATCCGGTGTCCGACATGCTGGCCGTGCAGGCGCTGACGCTGCTGTCGCGCAATCTGCTCGCCGCATGCGACGACGGCCAGGACCGGCACGCGCGCGAAGCGATGCTGGTCGGCGCGATGTTCGCGGGGCAGGCGTTCGCGAACGCGCCGGTCGCGGCCGTGCATGCGCTCGCGTATCCGGTCGGCGGCATTTTCCACGTGCCGCACGGGCTGTCGAACGCGCTCGTGCTGCCGCATGTGCTGCGCTTCAACGCGGAAGCGGCCGCGCCGCACTATGCGGAACTCGCGGCGATCGTCGCGCCGTCGGCGACGGGCAGCGACGAGGCGAAGACGCATGCGCTGATCGACGAGATCGACCGGCTGATCGTCGCGACCGGCATTCCGCGGACGCTGCGCGAGGTCGGCATCGGCGAAGGCGATCTGCCGCGGATGGCCGCGGACGCGATGCTGCAGACGCGCCTGCTCGTCAACAATCCGCGCGAAGTGACGGAGGCCGACGCGCTCGAGATCTATCGGCGCGCGTGGTGA
- a CDS encoding MFS transporter — MDVRVYLLAAAVFLAGVAENICVGILPAISAGLDVSVAAAGQLTTIFSAVFALAALVAAAAVARIERRTALLASLATFAAANLLAAASAGYASLFAARMLMAASCAMLILVATRLAAELATPAQRGRAIGIVFMGISASLVLGVPIGMRIADWAGWRAVFASLAVPALPLAVWLGRRLPRIAAVDAGATAPRAHAPPYRAVLGRPTLVAAQLVSVAMIGGHFTLFAYLTPYLQAVLSPGAAALEALYVAFGIAGVIGAWAGGALSDRLGARRALVACPALFVVAMAVLPAAAATPLAFVPAMMLWAAVSWAISPIAQSHLIHAAPALADASVGINVSAMHAGVALGSAFGGVLVERGALLLAPWAGCALVALALGCACVAARSAHHARR, encoded by the coding sequence TTGGACGTTCGCGTTTACCTGCTCGCCGCCGCCGTGTTTCTCGCCGGCGTCGCCGAAAACATCTGCGTCGGCATCCTGCCGGCGATCTCCGCCGGTCTTGACGTATCGGTCGCGGCCGCCGGCCAGCTCACGACGATCTTCTCCGCCGTATTCGCACTCGCCGCGCTCGTCGCGGCCGCCGCCGTCGCGCGCATCGAACGGCGCACGGCCCTGCTCGCGTCGCTCGCCACATTTGCAGCCGCAAACCTGCTCGCCGCCGCGAGCGCCGGGTATGCGAGCCTATTCGCCGCGCGCATGCTGATGGCCGCGAGCTGCGCGATGCTGATCCTCGTCGCGACGCGCCTGGCGGCCGAGCTCGCGACGCCGGCGCAGCGCGGCCGCGCGATCGGCATCGTGTTCATGGGAATCAGCGCGTCGCTCGTGCTCGGCGTGCCGATCGGGATGCGGATCGCCGACTGGGCCGGCTGGCGCGCCGTGTTCGCGTCGCTCGCGGTGCCCGCGCTGCCGCTCGCGGTCTGGCTCGGCCGCCGGCTGCCGCGCATCGCGGCCGTCGATGCCGGCGCCACCGCGCCGCGCGCGCACGCGCCGCCGTATCGCGCCGTGCTCGGCCGCCCGACGCTGGTCGCCGCGCAGCTCGTGTCGGTCGCGATGATCGGTGGGCATTTCACGCTGTTCGCCTATCTGACGCCGTATCTGCAGGCGGTGCTATCGCCCGGCGCCGCCGCGCTCGAAGCGTTGTACGTCGCGTTCGGCATCGCGGGCGTGATCGGCGCGTGGGCCGGCGGCGCACTGTCCGACCGGCTCGGCGCGCGACGCGCGCTCGTCGCCTGCCCGGCGCTGTTCGTCGTCGCGATGGCCGTGCTGCCGGCCGCCGCCGCGACGCCGCTCGCATTCGTACCCGCGATGATGCTATGGGCTGCGGTCAGCTGGGCGATCTCGCCGATCGCACAGAGCCATCTGATCCACGCGGCGCCCGCGCTCGCCGATGCGAGCGTCGGCATCAACGTGTCCGCGATGCATGCGGGCGTCGCGCTCGGCTCCGCATTCGGCGGCGTACTCGTCGAGCGCGGCGCGCTGCTGCTCGCACCGTGGGCCGGCTGCGCGCTGGTCGCGCTCGCGCTGGGCTGCGCGTGCGTCGCCGCGCGATCCGCTCACCACGCGCGCCGATAG
- a CDS encoding putative glycolipid-binding domain-containing protein, with the protein MTQRHEPTHTHCVAWQIAQTWHAAEWCRLVDGRDGIELSGSVAGAIDGTPFRVDYAIACDADWLTRSARVTRWIGAAARQIELRCDGGRWTIDGVDAPALDGATDVDLGFSPSTNTLPIRRLALKVGDAAAIRTAWLRFPAFDIVCGEQRYTRIAPNAYRYESGTYAADLTVDAAGLVIDYDEWRRIGATRAP; encoded by the coding sequence ATGACGCAACGGCACGAACCGACCCATACGCACTGCGTCGCATGGCAGATCGCGCAGACCTGGCACGCGGCCGAATGGTGCCGGCTCGTCGATGGGCGCGACGGTATCGAGTTGTCGGGGAGCGTCGCCGGTGCGATCGACGGCACGCCGTTTCGCGTCGACTACGCGATCGCATGCGATGCCGACTGGCTCACGCGATCGGCGCGCGTGACGCGCTGGATCGGTGCGGCCGCGCGGCAGATCGAGCTGCGCTGCGACGGCGGCCGATGGACGATCGACGGCGTCGACGCGCCCGCGCTCGACGGCGCGACCGACGTCGATCTCGGCTTCAGTCCGTCGACGAACACGCTGCCGATCCGTCGCCTTGCACTGAAAGTCGGCGATGCCGCCGCGATCCGGACCGCATGGCTGCGCTTTCCCGCGTTCGACATCGTGTGCGGCGAGCAGCGCTACACGCGGATCGCACCGAACGCGTACCGCTACGAGAGCGGCACGTATGCGGCCGACCTCACGGTCGACGCAGCGGGCCTCGTGATCGACTACGACGAGTGGCGACGCATCGGCGCGACACGCGCGCCGTAA
- a CDS encoding sulfonate ABC transporter substrate-binding protein, whose amino-acid sequence MNDTSHAYVETGAANAQRRRWLQRAAAGVAGLALGPLAGLPAHAQDTTRLRIGFQKYGNFVVLKARGTLEKRLASQGVAVQWLEFPAGPQLLEGLNAGAIDVGTVGETPPIFAQAAGVDFVYIGNEPPAPHGEAIVVLPDSPIRSVAQLRGKKVAFNKGSNVHYLLVKALQQAGLAYTDIQPIYLTPADARAAFVQRNVDAWAIWDPYLAAAERQLGARVIANGEGLVRNTQYYLAARKYAAAQPQVLRALLDEIDAVDRWGRDHVADVATLLSPLVGLDAPTLEVALKRTGYGVQPIADATLAYQQNIADTFSTLKLIPGKISVASAR is encoded by the coding sequence ATGAACGACACATCGCACGCATACGTCGAAACAGGCGCAGCGAACGCGCAGCGCCGCCGCTGGCTGCAACGCGCGGCCGCCGGCGTCGCCGGGCTCGCGCTCGGGCCGCTCGCGGGGCTGCCCGCGCATGCGCAGGACACCACACGGTTGCGCATCGGCTTCCAGAAATACGGCAACTTCGTCGTGCTGAAGGCGCGCGGCACGCTCGAAAAACGGCTCGCGAGCCAGGGCGTCGCCGTGCAATGGCTCGAGTTTCCGGCCGGCCCGCAACTGCTCGAAGGACTGAACGCCGGCGCGATCGACGTCGGCACGGTCGGCGAAACGCCGCCGATCTTCGCGCAGGCGGCCGGCGTCGATTTCGTCTATATCGGCAACGAGCCGCCTGCGCCGCACGGCGAGGCGATCGTCGTGCTGCCCGACTCGCCGATTCGCAGCGTCGCGCAGCTGCGCGGCAAGAAGGTCGCGTTCAACAAGGGCTCGAACGTTCACTATCTGCTCGTGAAAGCGCTGCAGCAGGCAGGCCTCGCCTACACCGACATCCAGCCGATCTATCTGACGCCGGCCGATGCGCGCGCCGCGTTCGTGCAGCGCAACGTCGACGCGTGGGCGATCTGGGATCCCTATCTCGCCGCGGCCGAACGGCAGCTCGGCGCGCGCGTGATCGCGAACGGCGAAGGGCTCGTACGCAATACGCAGTACTACCTTGCCGCACGCAAGTACGCGGCCGCACAGCCGCAGGTGCTGCGCGCGCTGCTCGACGAGATCGACGCGGTCGATCGCTGGGGACGCGACCATGTGGCCGACGTCGCCACGCTGCTGTCGCCGCTCGTCGGCCTCGACGCGCCGACGCTCGAAGTCGCGCTCAAGCGCACCGGCTACGGCGTGCAGCCGATCGCGGACGCGACGCTCGCATATCAGCAGAACATCGCCGACACGTTCAGCACGCTGAAGCTGATTCCGGGCAAGATCAGCGTCGCGTCCGCGCGCTGA
- a CDS encoding DUF427 domain-containing protein, whose translation MPDSPDPQSRPVKTPGPDHPITVSPHRSRVVVTVAGRTVADTQRALALREASYPAVLYIPREDVDMALLQRTDHATYCPYKGDCAYYSIPSGGARAVNAVWTYEHPYPAVEAIRGHLAFYPDRVDSIVDNAAGPD comes from the coding sequence ATGCCTGACAGCCCCGATCCGCAATCGCGCCCCGTGAAGACGCCGGGCCCCGACCATCCGATCACGGTCTCGCCGCACCGCTCGCGCGTAGTCGTTACCGTGGCCGGCCGCACCGTCGCCGATACGCAGCGTGCGCTGGCGCTGCGCGAGGCCAGCTACCCGGCCGTGCTCTACATTCCGCGCGAGGATGTCGACATGGCACTGCTGCAACGCACCGACCATGCGACGTACTGTCCGTACAAGGGCGACTGCGCGTACTACTCGATCCCGTCCGGCGGCGCGCGCGCGGTCAATGCGGTCTGGACGTACGAACATCCGTATCCGGCCGTCGAAGCGATTCGCGGGCACCTCGCGTTCTATCCCGATCGCGTCGATTCGATCGTCGACAACGCGGCCGGCCCGGATTGA